One part of the Lotus japonicus ecotype B-129 chromosome 2, LjGifu_v1.2 genome encodes these proteins:
- the LOC130739457 gene encoding 7-deoxyloganetin glucosyltransferase-like — protein MTNFAERKPHAVMTPYPVQGHINPMFKLAKLLHLRGFHITFVNTEYNHKRLLKSRGPNALDGLPDFSFEAIPDGLPPTEGDGDVSQDIPSLCLSIRDNFLLPFRDLLSRLNHSATAGLIPPVTCLVSDFIMTFTIQAAEELALPNVFLCPTSASSFLCISHFQTLLDKGLIPLKDESYLTNGYLDTKVDCLPGMQNFRLKDLTDTIRTTDPNNLMVQYAIELANTFHRASGIVFNTFNELERDVLSALFSMFSSIYPIGPFPSFLNKSPQNQLTSLGSNLWKEDTKCLEWLESKEPESVVYVNFGSITVMSPEQLLEFAWGLANSKIPFLWIIRPDLVIGGNVILSPEFVDDISDRGLIASWCPQEEVLNHPSIGGFLTHCGWNSTIESICAGVPMLCWPFFADQPTNCRWICNEWDIGIEIDTNVKREEVEKLIRELMVGENGKRMRQNTMKLKKQAEEDTIPGGLSCMNLDKVIKEVLLKQ, from the exons ATGACTAATTTTGCAGAGAGAAAGCCGCATGCTGTGATGACTCCATATCCAGTTCAAGGCCACATAAATCCAATGTTCAAACTAGCAAAGTTGCTTCACCTTAGAGGCTTTCACATAACCTTTGTCAACACTGAGTATAACCACAAACGCTTGCTCAAATCAAGAGGTCCCAATGCCCTTGATGGTCtccctgatttttcctttgaggccatCCCAGATGGTCTTCCCCCAACAGAAGGTGATGGTGATGTTAGTCAAGACATACCTTCCCTCTGTCTATCAATCAGAGACAACTTTCTCCTTCCCTTTCGTGACCTTCTTTCCAGACTTAACCACTCTGCCACTGCTGGTCTTATCCCCCCAGTTACCTGCTTAGTTTCTGACTTTATCATGACCTTTACTATTCAAGCTGCTGAGGAGCTTGCACTTCCTAATGTTTTCCTTTGTCCAACCAGTGCATCTAGTTTCCTGTGTATTTCGCACTTTCAGACACTGCTTGATAAAGGCCTCATACCACTCAAAG ATGAGAGTTATCTGACAAATGGATATCTGGACACTAAAGTAGATTGTCTTCCAGGTATGCAAAATTTTCGCCTCAAGGACCTGACTGACACCATCAGGACAACAGATCCAAATAATTTAATGGTACAATATGCCATTGAATTGGCAAATACATTTCATAGAGCATCTGGTATTGTTTTTAATACTTTTAATGAACTTGAGAGAGATGTACTGAGTGCTCTTTTCTCCATGTTCTCTTCTATTTACCCCATTGGCCCTTTCCCttcgtttttaaataaaagtcCCCAGAACCAGTTGACATCTTTAGGTTCCAATCTTTGGAAAGAAGATACCAAGTGTCTTGAGTGGCTAGAATCCAAAGAACCCGAGTCTGTTGTATATGTGAACTTTGGGAGCATTACTGTTATGTCACCAGAGCAACTATTGGAGTTTGCTTGGGGTTTGGCCAACAGCAAGATACCCTTTTTGTGGATCATTAGACCTGACCTTGTCATTGGTGGCAACGTGATTTTGTCACCGGAGTTTGTCGATGACATTTCAGATAGAGGCCTAATAGCAAGCTGGTGTCCACAAGAGGAGGTGCTGAACCACCCTTCAATTGGTGGATTCTTGACTCATTGTGGATGGAACTCAACCATTGAAAGCATCTGTGCAGGAGTGCCAATGTTGTGCTGGCCATTTTTTGCTGATCAACCAACAAACTGTAGATGGATTTGCAATGAATGGGATATTGGGATTGAAATTGACACCAATGTGAAGAGAGAGGAGGTGGAGAAGCTGATCCGTGAATTGATGGTGGGAGAGAATGGAAAGAGGATGAGGCAAAACACCATGAAGTTGAAGAAGCAGGCAGAGGAGGACACAATACCGGGTGGTTTGTCATGCATGAACTTGGACAAAGTGATTAAGGAGGTGTTGCTTAAACAATAA
- the LOC130739458 gene encoding 7-deoxyloganetin glucosyltransferase-like yields MSYLAERKPHAVLTPYPVQGHINPLFNLAKLLHHRGFHITFVHTEYNHKRLLKSRGPNAFDGLSDFHFETIPDGLPSIEGESGDVSQDIPALSESIRKNFLHPFRDLLARLNNSATAGLIPPVTCLVSDFCMTFSIQAAQELALPIVLLCPASASTFMSFVHFQTLLDKGIIPLKDESYLTNGYLDTKVDWIPGMQNFRLKDLPDFMRTTDPNATMLQFAIELADRSHRASAIVFNTFNELERDVLSALSSIYPSLYPIGPFPSFLNQTPESHLESLGSNLWTEDTMCLQWLESKEPRSVVYVNFGSITVMSPEQLLEFAWGLANSKKPFLWIIRPDLVIGGSVILSSEFINEISSRGLIASWCSQEHVLNHPSIGGFLTHCGWNSTIESISAGVPMLCWPFFADQLTNCRSICNEWDIGMQIDTNGKREEVEKLINELMVGEKGKKMRQKTMELKKRAEEDTRPGGCSYMNLDKVIKEVLLKQ; encoded by the exons ATGAGTTATCTAGCAGAGAGAAAGCCGCATGCTGTGTTGACTCCATATCCAGTTCAAGGCCATATTAACCCCTTGTTCAATCTAGCAAAGTTGCTTCACCATAGAGGCTTTCACATAACCTTTGTCCACACTGAGTATAACCACAAACGCTTGCTCAAATCAAGAGGTCCTAACGCCTTTGATGGCCTTTCTGACTTTCACTTTGAGACCATCCCAGATGGTCTTCCATCCATTGAAGGTGAGAGTGGTGATGTTAGTCAAGATATACCTGCTTTGAGTGAATCAATCAGAAAGAACTTCCTTCATCCCTTTCGTGACCTTCTTGCAAGACTTAACAACTCTGCCACTGCTGGTCTTATCCCCCCAGTTACCTGCTTAGTTTCTGATTTTTGCATGACCTTTTCTATTCAAGCTGCTCAAGAACTTGCACTACCAATTGTTCTCCTTTGTCCAGCCAGTGCATCTACTTTCATGTCTTTTGTGCACTTTCAGACACTGCTTGATAAAGGGATCATACCACTCAAAG ATGAGAGTTATCTGACAAATGGATATTTAGACACTAAAGTAGATTGGATTCCAGGTATGCAAAACTTTCGACTCAAGGACCTGCCTGACTTTATGAGGACAACAGATCCAAATGCTACAATGCTACAATTTGCCATTGAATTGGCAGATAGATCTCACAGAGCATCTGCTATTGTTTTTAATACTTTTAATGAACTTGAGAGAGATGTACTGAGTGCTCTCTCCTCTATCTACCCTTCTCTTTACCCAATTGGCCCTTTTCCTTCATTTTTAAATCAAACTCCAGAAAGTCACTTGGAATCTTTAGGTTCCAATCTTTGGACAGAAGATACCATGTGTCTCCAATGGCTTGAATCCAAGGAACCCAGGTCAGTCGTTTATGTTAATTTTGGAAGCATTACTGTTATGTCACCAGAGCAACTGTTGGAGTTTGCTTGGGGTTTGGCCAACAGCAAGAAACCCTTTTTATGGATTATTAGGCCTGACCTTGTCATTGGTGGTTCTGTGATTCTGTCATCTGAGTTTATCAATGAAATTTCAAGTAGAGGCCTGATAGCAAGCTGGTGTTCACAAGAGCATGTTCTGAACCACCCTTCAATTGGTGGTTTCTTGACTCATTGTGGATGGAACTCAACCATTGAAAGCATCTCTGCAGGAGTGCCAATGCTGTGTTGGCCATTTTTCGCCGATCAGCTAACAAATTGTAGAAGTATTTGCAATGAATGGGATATTGGGATGCAAATTGACACCAATGGGAAGAGAGAGGAGGTGGAGAAGCTGATAAATGAATTGATGGTGGGAGAGAAAGGAAAGAAGATGAGGCAGAAAACCATGGAATTGAAGAAAAGGGCAGAGGAGGACACTAGGCCTGGTGGTTGTTCATACATGAACTTGGACAAAGTGATTAAGGAGGTGTTGCTAAAACAATAA
- the LOC130739460 gene encoding uncharacterized protein LOC130739460, with product MDPNNHHYNTQNSSSYPISNQNPNNYEDPNQFSYPRPQNPTNYQVTHQFSNQRPQNPNYFQVPHQFSNQHPQNPNYYPDPNQYSNQSSFVPNFHPSYGSVRYPSQTPQSSGYMPMVRENFPSVDGPEFPEFSTQVNLGDGSADNEVNEVTPKSKKTHAPAWNTAQNLVLISGWINCGTSSVVGKNQKGETFWRDIAEYCNEHCSFDPPRDGIACRNRWNYMNKILGKWIGAYDAAKRQQGSGWSDNDVLAKAQELFACGKNVQFTLMEEWIALRDLPRFCSQVGGNGGSASSGSKRSHDSDACGSTTIGSIPRPMGREAAKRKNKKKSKEPVVEENGKVWVEYKDLKAQEIARIDKLTMVQEQTNQLMKTNLYLKLSSEEDLDDRKKELLSKLAPYLQNSQLEEAFILNQLGLDPNQNLEDSAPRRKYVRRDHAAANRRLIDDYFANEPTYDDSMFRRRYRMQKHVFLRIVADLSSSDNYFTQRVDAAKKEGISPLAKCTTTMRMLAYGVAADAVDEYIKIGGTTALECLRRFCNGIIRLYEHEYLRAPTQEDLQRILQVSEQRGFPGMIGSIDCMHWEWKNCPKAWEGQFTRGDKGTTTVILEAVASHDLWIWHAFFGCPGTLNDINVLDRSPVFDDVEQGKAPTVSFIVNQRPYNMAYYLADGIYPSYPTFVKSIRLPQSEPDKLFAQVQERCRKDIERAFGVLQARFKIIREPARLWDIADLGIIMRSCIILHNMIVEDERDTFAQRWTDFEQSGEGGSSTPQPYSTEVLPAFANHVRARSELRDSNVHHELQADLVKHIWTKFANAS from the exons atggatcccaacaatcatcattacaacacccagaattcttcaagctacccaatttccaaccaaaatcccaacaactatgaagatccaaatcaattttcttacccacgtcctcaaaatcccaccaattatcAGGTCAcacatcaattctccaaccaacgtcctcaaaatccaaactattttcaagtcccacatcaattctccaaccaacatcctcaaaatccaaactattatccagatccaaatcaatattcGAACCAGTCATCATTTGTTCCAAACtttcatccatcttatggatctgtgagatatccatctcaaacaccccagtctagtggttatatgccaaTGGTTCGTGAAAATTTTCCTAGTGTTGATGGACcggaatttccggaattttcaacacaagtcaatcttggtgacgggtcagctgataatgaagtcaatgaagtcactcctaagagcaaaaaaACGCATGCacccgcatggaacactgcacaaaatttggtgctaattagtgggtggattaactgtggaacaagcagtgttgtggggaaaaaccagaaaggagaaacattttggagagatattgctgagtattgtaatgagcattgctcattcgatcctccgcgtgaTGGAATTGCATGTcgaaaccgttggaattatatgaacaaaatactgggtaaatggattggcgcttatgatgccGCTAAGCGTCAACaaggaagcggttggtcggataatgatgttttggcaaaagcgcaggaattattcgcatgtgggaagaatgttcaatttactttgatggaagaatggatCGCTCTCCGTGATCtaccacgtttttgtagtcaagtaggaggaaatggtggctcagcaagtagtggatctaagagatctcacgacagtgatgcatgtggctcaaccactataggatcaattcctcgtccaatgggtagggaggcagctaaaagaaagaataaaaagaaaagtaaagaacCTGTCGTTGAGGAGAATGGGAAAGTTTGGGTTGAATACAAAGATTTGAAGGCTCAAGAGATTGCACGAATTGATAAGCTAACAATGGTGCAAGAACAGACTaaccaattgatgaaaaccaatttgtatctCAAGCTAAGTTCTGAAGAGGATCTCGATGACCGTAAGAAAGAGCTGTTGAGTAAGTTGGCCC cataccttcaaaattctcaACTTGAAGAAGCTTTTATACTCAACCAATTAGGGTTGGATCCAAACCAAAATTTGGAAGATAGTGCACCTCGTAGAAAGTATGTCCGTAGAGATCATGCAGCAGCAAACCGAAGGCTAAttgacgactactttgccaatgagcctacatatgacgattcaatgtttcgtcgtcggtaccggatgcaaaaacacgttttccttcgaatcgttgcggacctttcaagtagtgataactacttcacccagcgagttgatgcagccaagaaagaaggtatatcacccttagcaaaatgtaccacaacaatgcgaatgttagcatatggtgtggcagcagatgcagtcgatgagtacatcaaaataggaggtactacagcactggagtgtttacgtagattctgtaatggaatcatacgattgtatgagcacgagtacctgagagcaccaactcaagaggacctgcaaagaatactacaggttagtgaacaaagggggttcccaggcatgatcgggagtattgactgcatgcactgggagtggaaaaattgtcctaaagcatgggaaggtcaatttactagaggggataagggaaccactacagttattcttgaagcagttgcatctcatgatctatggatctggcatgccttttttggatgtccgggaacgttgaacgacataaacgttctagatcgatcaccagtgtttgatgatgtggaacagggaaaggctccAACTGTGAGTTTCattgtgaatcaacgtccctataatatggcatactatctagctgatggtatctacccttcttatccaactttcgtcaaatcgatcagacttcctcaaagtgaaccggataagttgtttgcacaagttcaggagagatgtcggaaggacatcgaacgtgcatttggagttcttcaagctcgttttaaaatcatccgtgaaccagctcgtttgtgggacatagctgatttgggtatcattatgaggtcatgcatcatattacataatatgattgttgaggatgaacgagatacatttgctcaacgttggaccgattttgagcaatctggggaaggtggatctagtacaccgcaaccatactcgaccgaggtgttacccgcttttgcaaatcatgtgcgtgctagatccgagttgcgtgattcgaacgttcatcacgaactgcaagcagatctagtgaagcacatatggacaaagtttgcaaatgcttcgtga